One Pocillopora verrucosa isolate sample1 chromosome 10, ASM3666991v2, whole genome shotgun sequence genomic window carries:
- the LOC131782320 gene encoding integrin beta-1-A isoform X2 has product MEERSRFILYFVLFTIIVGHVCSQGADNCRSRTTCRECIGVARCAWCSQENFGQSRCDTQDNLVNSGCPVSNISNPGSKFNNEEDSTVGPKVQVQPQRIKVNLRSGVATTVRLTVRPAENYPVDLYYLMDMSNSMKDDLGKLTALATTIADSINNITKNSKLGFGSFVDKTVSPFIRVETKLPCITSDKVTCVPTYGYRHILSLVDDAPLFAQKIKDQVISGNLDAPEGGFDALMQVAACEKEIGWGANGTSRRLVVFVSDAPFHIAGDGKLGGIVTPNDGKCHLKKDVQGDYDFYSKSNEMDYPSLAQLHDRLQQSNIIPIFAVVKDVSSLYQSVASMWSDLGAVSGELAVDSGNIVDLIARKYEEIVSSVSLVFNAPEKVSVTVKANCGPNAVNDQTQRCSNVKIGEKVYFDVSVTLQQCPEAGAAQQSSFTIRVPGFGAVELDLNYVCECDCGKPSMAEENSTKCTEGNGTFACGQCDCNKGRYGEFCQCDTPFDKSKDQSKCKSSNSTDELPCSGNGECACGKCVCKAEQGKRFYGDLCQCNDFSCPEDKGQLCGGPDRGVCRCRKCQCKPKYHGANCDKKNCTYFPPETQCKKDADSEICGGSERGECKPDDENCYKCVCKSAYDGTYCEKCPNCEDGMCSRNEDCALCATFEGQSLEQCKKINRCEANVLEVQVVDNIEKKNR; this is encoded by the exons ATGGAAGAAAGATCTcgatttattttatatttcgtCTTATTTACAATCATAGTTGGTCATGTATGTAGTCAAG GTGCAGATAATTGTAGAAGCAGAACAACTTGTCGAGAGTGCATTGGGGTGGCCAGGTGTGCCTGGTGCTCTCAAGAG AATTTTGGACAATCCCGCTGTGATACGCAAGATAATTTAGTGAACTCTGGTTGTCCTGTGAGTAATATTTCTAATCCAGGGAGCAAGTTCAATAATGAAGAG GACAGTACTGTGGGACCAAAAGTCCAAGTTCAACCCCAGAGGATCAAAGTGAATTTACGGTCAG GAGTGGCCACTACAGTGAGACTAACAGTGAGACCAGCAGAAAACTACCCTGTAGATTTGTACTATCTCATGGACATGTCAAACTCTATGAAAGATGACTTGGGAAAACTGACTGCTTTGGCCACAACAATAG CTGATAGCAtaaataacatcacaaaaaattcaaaactggGCTTTGGTTCTTTTGTGGACAAGACTGTCAGTCCATTCATCAGAGTTGA GACAAAGCTTCCATGTATTACTTCAGACAAAGTAACCTGTGTGCCTACATATGGCTACAGACACATTCTCTCACTTGTTGATGATGCCCCACTCTTTGCA CAAAAAATTAAGGATCAGGTCATTTCTGGTAATCTTGATGCTCCTGAAGGAGGATTTGATGCCTTGATGCAAGTAGCAGCTTGTGAAAAG GAAATTGGTTGGGGTGCCAATGGTACATCTCGCCGTCTGGTTGTCTTTGTTTCGGATGCTCCATTTCATATTGCTGGGGATGGAAAG CTTGGTGGTATTGTGACTCCGAATGATGGAAAATGCCACTTGAAAAAAGATGTTCAAGGAGACTATGACTTCTACTCAAAGTCAAATGAAATG GATTATCCTTCTCTGGCTCAGCTTCATGACAGACTCCAGCAGAGCAATATTATCCCAATATTTGCTGTTGTTAAGGATGTCTCCAGTCTGTACCAG AGTGTGGCATCCATGTGGAGTGACTTGGGAGCTGTTAGTGGAGAGCTTGCAGTTGACTCGGGAAACATTGTTGACCTGATTGCTAGAAAATATGAG GAAATTGTATCGTCGGTCAGCTTGGTCTTTAATGCTCCGGAGAAAGTGTCAGTTACTGTCAAAGCTAATTGTGG GCCTAATGCAGTCAATGACCAAACCCAGAGATGTTCAAATGTGAAAATTGGAGAAAAG gTTTATTTTGATGTGTCAGTGACGTTACAACAATGCCCTGAGGCAGGAGCTGCGCAGCAGAGCAG CTTCACAATTCGTGTACCAGGATTTGGAGCTGTAGAACTAGACCTGAATTATGTTTGTGAGTGCGACTGTGGGAAGCCAAGTATGGCG GAGGAAAACAGCACCAAGTGTACCGAAGGAAATGGAACGTTTGCCTGTGGACAATGTGATTGTAACAAAGGGAG gtaTGGAGAATTTTGTCAGTGCGATACGCCATTTGACAAATCAAAGGATCAGTCTAAATGTAAAAG CTCTAACTCTACAGACGAACTGCCATGCAGTGGAAACGGCGAGTGTGCCTGTGGAAAGTGTGTTTGCAAAGCG GAGCAAGGAAAAAGGTTTTATGGGGACTTGTGCCAGTGCAATGATTTCTCATGTCCTGAAGATAAAGGCCAATTATGTGGAG gtcCTGATCGTGGAGTTTGTCGTTGCCGTAAATGCCAGTGTAAACCAAAGTATCATGGCGCTAACTGTGACAAGAAGAACTGTACATACTTTCCTCCAGAAACCCAATGCAAGAAAGATGCGGATTCG GAGATCTGTGGAGGTTCTGAGAGAGGCGAATGCAAGCCAGATGACGAAAACTGCTACAAGTGTGTTTGTAAGAGTGCTTATGATGGAACCTACTGTGAAAAGTGTCCG AACTGTGAAGACGGCATGTGTAGTCGCAATGAAGACTGTGCTCTGTGTGCAACATTCGAAGGCCAGTCCTTGGAGCagtgtaaaaaaataaataggtGTGAAGCTAATGTTCTGGAAGTTCAGGTGGTGgataatattgaaaaaaaaa ACAGATGA
- the LOC131782336 gene encoding tripartite motif-containing protein 2-like, producing MATKQSIKLYEVVAAVEHEVSCPVCLEEFLEPKCLPNCAHNVCQECLEEMTCKNSTMTSIECPVCRVESFIPTAGVSAFPKNHLLARLIEKNPSRKAYDNEFIKEALKRSRENLEGLKNAIQEMDVRRNSIKKQAENVKKEIQTAANHVIDIIRDQEQQLLLEVDQYMNNNYPETTFDKQKEKLNNLLAKTSSCVESVEKKKDGDKRGLRQVQHLEELAKVAGIQILSARRKCFRKFELTFTKSDFSLDNAESIFGDLSVKSAEVDSDKHSLAGLNESFSDEKVLKHIDGGSIKVPNFFPFAVTVSKKCGDIAVLDAENKRVHIFDREGNHLTQFLFIFGDFWDITYSHNDEIVVLNRETNSLLHYDRSGNLKRKFPTTPIPKVKFTFLSHDSSGRLFVTSSPRYQELTSETNSCVLVYNVNGKLESVFGEGKLSSPKKAVLLNGELFVPDADSKSVKVFSLQGEFRREIGKGMLEDLAGIAVDSENGRILVCDCEGYAVHVYSKEGTLVRTIRTAAPPVEIALSKDGKKLVVCFDGDKAKCLQILSYSEAVLHTT from the coding sequence ATGGCTACAAAGCAATCTATAAAACTATATGAAGTTGTGGCGGCAGTAGAGCATGAGGTTAGCTGTCCGGTTTGTTTAGAGGAATTTCTAGAGCCAAAATGTTTGCCAAATTGTGCTCACAATGTTTGTCAGGAATGTTTAGAGGAGATGACATGTAAAAATTCAACCATGACAAGTATCGAATGCCCAGTTTGCCGAGTGGAGTCCTTCATTCCAACCGCCGGAGTTTCAGCGTTTCCGAAGAACCATCTGCTGGCTCGactgattgaaaaaaatccCTCTAGAAAGGCCTATGATAATGAATTTATCAAGGAAGCTTTGAAAAGAAGTAGGGAAAATCTTGAAGGACTAAAGAACGCAATACAAGAAATGGACGTCCGCCGAAACTCAATAAAGAAACAAgcagaaaatgtgaaaaaggaAATCCAAACTGCAGCAAATCATGTTATTGACATAATTCGTGATCAGGAACAGCAATTACTTCTTGAAGTTGATCAGTACATGAATAACAATTACCCCGAAACTACCTTCgacaaacaaaaggaaaaactaaataATCTGCTAGCAAAGACCTCCAGCTGTGTTGAAAGCGTCGAGAAGAAGAAAGACGGAGATAAACGTGGTTTGAGACAGGTGCAGCATTTAGAAGAGCTCGCTAAAGTTGCTGGTATTCAAATTCTTTCAGCAAGGCGAAAATGTTTTCGAAAATTCGAACTTACCTTTACGAAGAGCGACTTCTCTTTAGATAACGCAGAATCTATATTTGGAGATCTGAGCGTGAAAAGCGCAGAGGTCGATAGCGACAAACATTCACTAGCTGGCCTCAACGAAAGTTTTAGCGACGAAAAAGTCTTAAAACATATCGATGGAGGCAGCATTAAGGTCCCTAACTTCTTTCCGTTTGCGGTGACGGTGTCAAAGAAATGCGGAGACATAGCAGTATTGGATGCTGAAAACAAACGCGTGCATATTTTTGATCGAGAGGGAAATCATCTCACTcagtttcttttcatatttgGCGACTTTTGGGACATTACATACTCGCACAACGATGAAATTGTGGTTTTAAACAGAGAAACTAATTCATTGTTGCATTACGACCGAAGTGGAAATCTGAAGCGCAAGTTCCCAACGACTCCCATCCCAAAAGTAAAGTTCACTTTTCTGTCGCACGATTCATCTGGGCGTTTGTTTGTGACGTCAAGTCCGAGATACCAAGAGCTCACCTCCGAAACGAATTCCTGCGTTCTGGTTTATAATGTTAATGGAAAATTAGAATCCGTGTTCGGTGAAGGGAAGTTGTCTTCCCCAAAAAAGGCGGTGCTCCTCAACGGAGAATTATTTGTGCCTGACGCAGACAGCAAGAGTGTCAAAGTCTTCAGCCTTCAAGGAGAATTTCGTCGAGAAATTGGAAAGGGCATGCTTGAAGATCTCGCGGGTATTGCAGTTGATTCTGAGAATGGTCGAATTTTGGTTTGTGATTGTGAAGGCTACGCTGTACATGTTTATAGCAAAGAGGGAACATTGGTAAGAACTATTAGAACCGCAGCTCCACCGGTAGAAATCGCGTTGTCTAAGGACGGAAAAAAATTAGTGGTTTGTTTTGACGGGGATAAGGCAAAATGTCTACAGATTCTGTCGTACAGTGAGGCAGTGTTACACACCACCTGA
- the LOC131782320 gene encoding integrin beta-1-A isoform X1: MEERSRFILYFVLFTIIVGHVCSQGADNCRSRTTCRECIGVARCAWCSQENFGQSRCDTQDNLVNSGCPVSNISNPGSKFNNEEDSTVGPKVQVQPQRIKVNLRSGVATTVRLTVRPAENYPVDLYYLMDMSNSMKDDLGKLTALATTIADSINNITKNSKLGFGSFVDKTVSPFIRVETKLPCITSDKVTCVPTYGYRHILSLVDDAPLFAQKIKDQVISGNLDAPEGGFDALMQVAACEKEIGWGANGTSRRLVVFVSDAPFHIAGDGKLGGIVTPNDGKCHLKKDVQGDYDFYSKSNEMDYPSLAQLHDRLQQSNIIPIFAVVKDVSSLYQSVASMWSDLGAVSGELAVDSGNIVDLIARKYEEIVSSVSLVFNAPEKVSVTVKANCGPNAVNDQTQRCSNVKIGEKVYFDVSVTLQQCPEAGAAQQSSFTIRVPGFGAVELDLNYVCECDCGKPSMAEENSTKCTEGNGTFACGQCDCNKGRYGEFCQCDTPFDKSKDQSKCKSSNSTDELPCSGNGECACGKCVCKAEQGKRFYGDLCQCNDFSCPEDKGQLCGGPDRGVCRCRKCQCKPKYHGANCDKKNCTYFPPETQCKKDADSEICGGSERGECKPDDENCYKCVCKSAYDGTYCEKCPNCEDGMCSRNEDCALCATFEGQSLEQCKKINRCEANVLEVQVVDNIEKKTDEGLYRCEGEVDGCTYYFTTQTEENSERFVLFVQKEKVSCPEEAPILPIVLGVIGGILLLGLIILIVVKAFVTMVDRIEYQKFERERMHSRWTKEKNPLYQAAKTTFENPTYAGGRQ; this comes from the exons ATGGAAGAAAGATCTcgatttattttatatttcgtCTTATTTACAATCATAGTTGGTCATGTATGTAGTCAAG GTGCAGATAATTGTAGAAGCAGAACAACTTGTCGAGAGTGCATTGGGGTGGCCAGGTGTGCCTGGTGCTCTCAAGAG AATTTTGGACAATCCCGCTGTGATACGCAAGATAATTTAGTGAACTCTGGTTGTCCTGTGAGTAATATTTCTAATCCAGGGAGCAAGTTCAATAATGAAGAG GACAGTACTGTGGGACCAAAAGTCCAAGTTCAACCCCAGAGGATCAAAGTGAATTTACGGTCAG GAGTGGCCACTACAGTGAGACTAACAGTGAGACCAGCAGAAAACTACCCTGTAGATTTGTACTATCTCATGGACATGTCAAACTCTATGAAAGATGACTTGGGAAAACTGACTGCTTTGGCCACAACAATAG CTGATAGCAtaaataacatcacaaaaaattcaaaactggGCTTTGGTTCTTTTGTGGACAAGACTGTCAGTCCATTCATCAGAGTTGA GACAAAGCTTCCATGTATTACTTCAGACAAAGTAACCTGTGTGCCTACATATGGCTACAGACACATTCTCTCACTTGTTGATGATGCCCCACTCTTTGCA CAAAAAATTAAGGATCAGGTCATTTCTGGTAATCTTGATGCTCCTGAAGGAGGATTTGATGCCTTGATGCAAGTAGCAGCTTGTGAAAAG GAAATTGGTTGGGGTGCCAATGGTACATCTCGCCGTCTGGTTGTCTTTGTTTCGGATGCTCCATTTCATATTGCTGGGGATGGAAAG CTTGGTGGTATTGTGACTCCGAATGATGGAAAATGCCACTTGAAAAAAGATGTTCAAGGAGACTATGACTTCTACTCAAAGTCAAATGAAATG GATTATCCTTCTCTGGCTCAGCTTCATGACAGACTCCAGCAGAGCAATATTATCCCAATATTTGCTGTTGTTAAGGATGTCTCCAGTCTGTACCAG AGTGTGGCATCCATGTGGAGTGACTTGGGAGCTGTTAGTGGAGAGCTTGCAGTTGACTCGGGAAACATTGTTGACCTGATTGCTAGAAAATATGAG GAAATTGTATCGTCGGTCAGCTTGGTCTTTAATGCTCCGGAGAAAGTGTCAGTTACTGTCAAAGCTAATTGTGG GCCTAATGCAGTCAATGACCAAACCCAGAGATGTTCAAATGTGAAAATTGGAGAAAAG gTTTATTTTGATGTGTCAGTGACGTTACAACAATGCCCTGAGGCAGGAGCTGCGCAGCAGAGCAG CTTCACAATTCGTGTACCAGGATTTGGAGCTGTAGAACTAGACCTGAATTATGTTTGTGAGTGCGACTGTGGGAAGCCAAGTATGGCG GAGGAAAACAGCACCAAGTGTACCGAAGGAAATGGAACGTTTGCCTGTGGACAATGTGATTGTAACAAAGGGAG gtaTGGAGAATTTTGTCAGTGCGATACGCCATTTGACAAATCAAAGGATCAGTCTAAATGTAAAAG CTCTAACTCTACAGACGAACTGCCATGCAGTGGAAACGGCGAGTGTGCCTGTGGAAAGTGTGTTTGCAAAGCG GAGCAAGGAAAAAGGTTTTATGGGGACTTGTGCCAGTGCAATGATTTCTCATGTCCTGAAGATAAAGGCCAATTATGTGGAG gtcCTGATCGTGGAGTTTGTCGTTGCCGTAAATGCCAGTGTAAACCAAAGTATCATGGCGCTAACTGTGACAAGAAGAACTGTACATACTTTCCTCCAGAAACCCAATGCAAGAAAGATGCGGATTCG GAGATCTGTGGAGGTTCTGAGAGAGGCGAATGCAAGCCAGATGACGAAAACTGCTACAAGTGTGTTTGTAAGAGTGCTTATGATGGAACCTACTGTGAAAAGTGTCCG AACTGTGAAGACGGCATGTGTAGTCGCAATGAAGACTGTGCTCTGTGTGCAACATTCGAAGGCCAGTCCTTGGAGCagtgtaaaaaaataaataggtGTGAAGCTAATGTTCTGGAAGTTCAGGTGGTGgataatattgaaaaaaaaacag ATGAAGGATTGTATCGCTGTGAGGGTGAAGTTGACGGATGCACATATTACTTTACCACGCAAACAGAGGAAAACAGCGAACGCTTTGTACTTTTTGTTCAAAAAGAGAAAG tgaGTTGTCCTGAAGAAGCACCCATCTTACCCATTGTGTTGGGTGTGATTGGTGGAATATTACTGCTGGGTCTTATCATATTAATTGTTGTCAAGGCCTTCGTTACTATGGTG GACCGCATTGAATATCAAAAGTTTGAACGAGAACGAATGCACTCGAGATGGACCAAG gaaaaaaatcccCTGTATCAAGCTGCCAAGACCACATTCGAGAATCCAACTTACGCTGGTGGAAGGCAGTGA